In the genome of Plasmodium chabaudi chabaudi strain AS genome assembly, chromosome: 6, one region contains:
- a CDS encoding PDCD2 domain-containing protein, putative, producing the protein MKHVLLGYIKKGRRPNKLNNTKGIEKKFVSKIGGRPYWLDRINLPEEDNFKCIICNELLSFLLQIYAPIDNIGHCFHRCLYLFVCFKCGDQVKCFRTQLPRNNPFYNFYLTTNLNSDSDQDNIETSKNGQSQNKFDELSSGENEPNGFTSTENDSTDNDSDANATKYKNLDSTDLVTVSEDLNNSTTVSADICSTACPDDLTSSPSHRIATTNEGEKDASTSVTKTTSINKEIFDKNVEYLLCCNRCGIPCKDKKNKKFHKKCEMKKHIIILENKININDEYDCESSSIGSDNYSDESEEYGEDEAERRDIEKVDDDEVDVSEMKAMEDIQKEVFKNRRIDNVFLNYIKKISRFPKQIIRYSYNGSPLYASNDFQNKNKNNIYSREYDDNKKSITFGNIPNCYICKKRKIFEFQVLSTIINYLKIKNKNIDNQESKMNLKFMNINIYTCENNCDIYDINISKQKTNVSPLGRYIQEYVHVQVES; encoded by the coding sequence ATGAAGCATGTTTTACTTGGGTATATTAAGAAAGGGAGGAGGCCGAACAAATTGAATAATACAAAAGGGATAGAGAAAAAGTTCGTATCAAAAATAGGTGGTAGACCATACTGGCTTGATAGAATAAATTTACCTGAAGaagataattttaaatgtatAATTTGCAATGAactattatcatttttattacaaatatatgctCCCATTGATAATATAGGACATTGTTTTCATAGatgcttatatttatttgtatgttTTAAATGTGGGGATCAAGTTAAATGCTTTAGAACCCAATTACCCCGAAATAATCcgttttataatttttatttaactaCCAATTTGAATAGCGATTCTGATCAGGATAATATTGAGACGAGTAAAAATGGGCAGAgtcaaaataaatttgatgAATTAAGTAGTGGCGAAAATGAACCCAATGGGTTTACATCTACAGAAAATGATTCTACGGATAATGACTCAGATGCAAATGccacaaaatataaaaatttagatTCTACCGATTTAGTAACAGTTTCTGAAGATCTAAACAATTCTACTACTGTATCTGCTGATATATGTAGTACTGCATGTCCTGACGACTTAACCAGTAGTCCTTCCCATCGAATTGCAACTACGAACGAAGGTGAAAAAGATGCATCTACTAGTGTAACCAAAACGACGAGCATAAATAAAGAGATTTTTGACAAAAACGTAGAATACCTTTTATGCTGTAATAGATGTGGTATACCAtgtaaagataaaaaaaataaaaaatttcataaaaaatgtgaaatgaaaaaacatataataattttagaaaataaaataaatataaatgatgaatACGATTGTGAAAGTAGCAGCATAGGATCGGACAACTACTCCGACGAGAGTGAAGAATATGGTGAGGACGAGGCAGAAAGGAGGGACATAGAAAAGGTTGACGATGACGAGGTGGACGTTAGCGAAATGAAAGCCATGGAGGATATACAAAAGGaagtatttaaaaataggcGAATAgataatgtatttttaaattatattaaaaagatATCTCGATTTcctaaacaaattattagaTATTCTTATAATGGTAGTCCTTTATATGCATCAAATGATTttcaaaacaaaaataaaaataatatatattctagAGAATATGACGATAACAAAAAATCTATTACTTTTGGAAATATACcaaattgttatatatgtaaaaaaagaaaaatttttgaatttcAAGTCTTATCTacaataattaattatttgaaaataaaaaataaaaatatagacaaTCAAGAATcgaaaatgaatttaaaatttatgaacataaatatttatacttgTGAAAACAATTgtgatatatatgatattaatatttcaaaacaGAAAACAAACGTATCCCCTTTAGGTAGATATATACAAGAATATGTACATGTACAAGTAGAAAGTTGA
- a CDS encoding transcription initiation factor IIA subunit 1, putative: MSLLKDQYLEEVNKRIIDSTIKKCSKFYNVRILEAIKIRWLKIYEQKLKNMNSSMDSTNENIEDKNKNQTNNDFDEDEFEDAEVEEKQIADFSDHVEDENDEELNDLDDVSISDLSDVDPPTNNVIVAISEKISKPCGRRNANNNWKIKLKGGLMKVDGKEMFFRSLQGDLEF; the protein is encoded by the exons ATGTCTTTACTAAAAGATCAATATCTAGAAGAGGTTAACAAAAGAATTATTGATAGtaccataaaaaaatgtagcAAATTTTACAACGTTCGAATTCTTGAAGCTATTAAAATAAGATGgctaaaaatttatgaacaaaaattaaaaaacatgaACAGTTCTATGGATAGcacaaatgaaaatattgaggacaaaaataaaaatcaaacCA ATAACGATTTTGACGAAGACGAATTTGAGGATGCTGAAGTGGAGGAAAAGCAAATTGCAGATTTTTCGGACCATGTTGAAGATGAGAATGATG aaGAATTGAACGACTTAGACGATGTTTCGATAAGTGACCTAAGCGATGTAGACCCCCCAACAAATAATGTCATTGTTGCCATATCAGAAAAG ATATCAAAACCATGTGGAAGAAGAAATGCTAACAACAACTGGAAAATTAAACTAAAAGGGGGACTGATGAAG gtGGATGGAAAAGAAATGTTTTTTCGAAGTTTACAAGGAGACCTTGAATTTTGa
- a CDS encoding cysteine desulfurase, putative — protein sequence MNDKSICAILLLLVKIAGYYSYYISPLKKNICTPHTYKGHRLKLQNEKPEIDNNIINYFKNIRSDYPFFQQNNSPIYFDNAATTHKPKSVIEKIKNFYSYNNSNIHRGIYKISRNATDNYEQVRNIVQKYINCDSPDEIIFTSGATYGINLVCSIVMDKIIKNENDEIYISYLEHNSNVVPWQENIRKTKKGKLKYIPLKKNGYINIKKFVEKINDNTKIVSINHVSNVLGNIQNINLIIKKIKKKNPNIIVIIDAAQSFPHLKYDIKKMKLKNEDPDILVASGHKFCAPFGSGFVYIKKKLTHASKTNPFLYGSNIITDVNKYRSKFVSSPHIFETGTQNISAILAMGEAIKYLEKINDEGNAYKYEMYLYDLFLFYLRNFFTDHLIQMPYMPKQNSLTKPDEISTSTQVRSDKIDDKYFPSEIQNEDNDYPNIYVHNTRKDNKKKIAILPLWSPNFTAFDLVTFLDFKNICIRSGHHCASLLHSKLFNINDSSRISMMFYNTPEEVRYLAEQISDTARMLHKMRKNGKAV from the exons ATGAATGATAAGTCTATATGTGcaattttattgttattgGTAAAAATAGCTGGttattattcttattatatctcccccttaaaaaaaaatatatgcacaccCCATACTTATAAAGGACATAGATTAAAACTACAAAATGAGAAACCTGaaattgataataatataataaattattttaaaaatataagatcagattatccattttttcaaCAAAACAACTCTCCGATTTATTTTGACAATGCAGCCACAACACATAAACCTAAATCCGTAATAGAG AAAATCAAAAACTTTTATTCTTACAACAATTCAAATATACATCGAGggatatacaaaataagtAGAAATGCAACAgataattatgaacaagTAAGAAATATTgtgcaaaaatatataaactgTGATAGCCCAgatgaaattatttttactagTGGTGCAACCTACGGAATAAATCTAGTATGTAGTATAGTAATggataaaattataaaaaatgaaaatgatgaaatatatataagttatTTAGAACACAATTCCAATGTTGTTCCATGGCAAGAAAATATACGaaagacaaaaaaaggaaaattaaaatatataccattaaaaaaaaatggatatataaatataaaaaaatttgtagaaaaaataaatgataatactAAAATTGTTTCTATTAATCATGTTTCAAATGTGTTAggaaatatacaaaatataaatttaattattaaaaaaattaaaaaaaaaaatccaaaTATAATTGTGATAATAGATGCAGCACAAAGTTTTCcacatttaaaatatgatattaaaaaaatgaaattaaaaaatgaagatcCAGATATATTAGTTGCATCTGGACATAAATTTTGTGCACCATTTGGTAGTGGTTTTgtttatatcaaaaaaaaactcaCCCATGCATCTAAAACGAacccatttttatatggaagtaatataataacagatgtaaataaatatagatcTAAATTTGTGTCTTCACCCCATATCTTTGAAACCGGAACTCAAAATATTTCAGCAATATTAGCAATGGGGGAAGCAATCAAAtatttggaaaaaataaatgatgaagggaatgcatataaatatgaaatgtatttatatgatctgtttctattttatttgcgtaatttttttacggATCATTTGATTCAGATGCCATATATGCCTAAACAGAATTCTCTCACTAAGCCAGACGAAATATCCACATCAACACAAGTACGAAGTGACAAAATAgatgataaatattttccttCCGAAATTCAAAACGAAGATAATGATTATCctaatatttatgttcataatactagaaaagataataaaaagaaaattgcAATATTGCCATTATGGTCTCCAAATTTTACTGCCTTTGATTTGGTTACATTTTTAGacttcaaaaatatttgtataagATCAGGACATCATTGTGCTTCTCTATTACATAGtaaactttttaatataaatgattcATCAAGGATATCCATGATGTTTTATAATACACCAGAAGAGGTGCGATACTTAGCGGAGCAAATTTCAGATACAGCTCGCATGTTGCACAAAATGcgtaaaaatggaaaagcagtttag
- a CDS encoding eukaryotic translation initiation factor 3 subunit I, putative, producing the protein MKRKYLCGHNRPLTHVNTNCDGDLLFTTGRDKKFILWNLADGNQIGLYECSGAVYNSDVTFDSKRVVCSSAANKIYIFDVYTGETLKVLDESGPVRFVEFNRDPLNQSRVVAAIDRLKADHKRFIKLYDLKSDTLIWKQEHESRCIQVRWCFFDKLILSAHENGEIVIWNSEDGHQIRKFQAHTKEVTNLSFDKDRMIMLSSSTDGTAILRDAVNFDIINEYKADRPLNTCDISPLFRSENNPKNHIILAGGQAAEHVTTTATGEGKFQTLLYDIIHANELGSIKGHFGTVHSIKFLPHGDGFVSGGEDGFARIYHFDQDYFIGKYD; encoded by the exons atgaagagaAAGTATTTATGTGGTCATAATCGTCCATTAACTCATGTAAATACAAACTGTGATGgagatttattatttactacAGGAAGG gATAAAAAGTTCATTTTGTGGAACTTGGCCGATGGAAATCAAATAG GCCTTTATGAATGCAGTGGAGCTGTATATAACTCCGATGTCACATTCGATAGCAAAAGGGTAGTATGCTCATCAGcagcaaataaaatatatatatttgatgtATATACTGGAGAAACTTTAAAAGTGCTTGACGAATCAGGACCTGTACGTTTTGTCGAATTTAACAGAGACCCATTAAATCAAAGTAGAGTAGTTGCTGCAATTGATAGACTAAAAGCAGATCATAAaagatttataaaattgtatgatttaaaaagtgATACATTGATATGGAAACAAGAACATGAAAGCCGATGTATACAAGTAAGATGGtgtttttttgataaattaattttatctgCTCATGAAAATGGTGAAATAGTAATATGGAATTCCGAAGATGGACATCAAATTCGAAAATTCCAAGCACACACAAAAGAAGTTacaaatttatcatttgaTAAAGATAGAATGATTATGCTATCATCTTCAACTGATGGAACTGCTATTTTAAGAGATGCAGttaattttgatattattaatgaatataaagcAGATAGACCTTTAAATACTTGTGATATATCTCCATTATTTCGAAGTGAAAATAATCCAAAAAATCATATCATTTTAGCTGGTGGTCAAGCTGCAGAACATGTTACTACTACTGCTACTGGAGAAGGTAAATTTCAAACTTTGCTTTATGACATTATACATGCCAATGAATTGGGAAGTATTAAGGGACATTTCGGTACAGTTCACtcaattaaatttttaccACATGGTGATGGTTTTGTTTCGGGAGGAGAAGACGGTTTTGCTAGAATTTACCATTTTGATCAAGACTATTTTATAGGAAAGTatgattaa